A window of Pusillimonas sp. T7-7 contains these coding sequences:
- the trpC gene encoding indole-3-glycerol phosphate synthase TrpC, translated as MNDILAKILETKKSEVATARQMRSESDVLREAKSRKDLRGFARAIEEKIAQGKPGVIAEVKKASPSKGVIRENFNAVDIATSYAAHGAACLSVLTDVTFFQGSYDYLRQARAACTLPVLRKDFIIDPYQIVHARALGADCILLIVAALSPQQLREFESLAKELGMDVLVEVHDRSELDIALELDTTLLGINNRNLRTFETSLQNTINLLPAVPENKRVITESGILTPDDVALMREHQVHAFLVGEAFMKAPEPGVALQELFFSH; from the coding sequence ATGAACGATATTCTTGCCAAAATTCTTGAAACCAAAAAAAGCGAAGTCGCTACTGCACGCCAGATGCGCAGTGAGTCCGACGTCCTGCGCGAAGCCAAAAGCCGTAAAGATTTGCGCGGCTTCGCGCGAGCCATCGAAGAAAAAATTGCGCAGGGCAAGCCCGGCGTCATTGCCGAAGTCAAAAAGGCATCGCCGTCCAAAGGCGTCATCCGCGAAAATTTCAACGCGGTCGACATTGCCACTTCTTATGCCGCGCATGGCGCTGCCTGCCTGTCAGTGCTGACCGACGTCACGTTTTTCCAAGGCTCCTACGACTATCTGCGTCAGGCGCGGGCAGCATGCACATTGCCGGTCTTGCGCAAAGACTTCATCATCGACCCCTATCAAATCGTGCATGCCCGTGCGCTGGGAGCCGACTGCATCCTGCTGATCGTGGCGGCACTCAGCCCGCAGCAGCTGCGCGAGTTCGAAAGCCTGGCCAAAGAGCTGGGTATGGACGTCCTGGTCGAAGTCCATGATCGCAGCGAGCTCGACATTGCCCTGGAACTGGATACCACCCTGCTCGGCATCAACAACCGCAATCTGCGCACATTTGAAACCTCGCTGCAAAACACCATAAACCTGTTGCCAGCCGTACCCGAGAACAAGCGCGTGATCACTGAAAGCGGCATCCTGACCCCCGACGACGTCGCCTTGATGCGTGAACATCAGGTTCACGCCTTTCTGGTGGGCGAAGCATTCATGAAAGCCCCAGAGCCTGGCGTCGCCTTGCAAGAACTGTTCTTTAGCCACTAA
- the trpD gene encoding anthranilate phosphoribosyltransferase has translation MTITPTEALSRCIEHREIFHDEMLHLMRMLMRGEMTPTIASALLMGLRVKKETVGEITAAAQVMREFALPVNVSNTQDLLDMCGTGGDGSNTFNISTAAMFVAASQGVKIAKHGGRSASSSSGSADVLEELGANIMLSPEQVAESLERTGVGFMFAPSHHSAMKNVGAVRKELAVRTIFNILGPLTNPANAANQLMGVFHPDLVGIQVRVLERLGSNHVLIVHGKDGMDEASLGAATLVGELKDGKVREYEIHPEDFGMTMVSNRSIKVSNRAESAAMLLGALDNVEGPARDIVGFNAGLAIYAGNKADSIEQGLKMAFEALASGAARAKLDEFCTYTRTLKK, from the coding sequence ATGACCATCACTCCTACCGAAGCGCTGTCCCGGTGTATCGAACACCGGGAAATTTTCCATGATGAAATGCTGCATTTGATGCGCATGCTGATGCGTGGCGAAATGACGCCGACCATCGCCAGCGCGCTCCTCATGGGCCTGCGGGTCAAGAAGGAAACAGTCGGCGAAATTACCGCCGCAGCCCAGGTCATGCGCGAATTCGCCCTGCCGGTCAATGTATCCAACACGCAAGACCTGCTCGATATGTGCGGCACAGGCGGCGATGGCTCCAATACCTTCAATATTTCCACGGCAGCCATGTTCGTGGCGGCTTCCCAAGGCGTAAAAATTGCCAAGCACGGTGGCCGCAGCGCCTCTTCCTCATCGGGCAGCGCCGACGTTCTCGAGGAACTGGGCGCCAACATCATGCTCAGCCCCGAACAAGTGGCTGAAAGCCTTGAGCGCACCGGCGTCGGCTTCATGTTCGCCCCCTCCCACCATAGCGCCATGAAGAACGTGGGCGCCGTGCGCAAAGAACTTGCCGTACGCACTATTTTCAATATACTGGGCCCGCTCACCAACCCAGCCAATGCCGCCAATCAGCTCATGGGCGTCTTCCACCCAGACTTGGTCGGCATACAGGTACGCGTACTCGAACGCCTGGGCTCCAACCACGTTCTGATCGTGCACGGCAAAGACGGCATGGACGAGGCCTCGCTGGGCGCGGCTACGCTGGTCGGCGAGCTGAAAGACGGCAAAGTTCGCGAATACGAAATTCACCCGGAAGATTTTGGCATGACCATGGTGTCCAACCGCTCCATCAAAGTGAGCAACCGTGCTGAATCGGCGGCCATGCTTCTTGGCGCCCTCGATAACGTCGAGGGTCCAGCTCGTGATATCGTTGGTTTTAACGCAGGCTTGGCCATCTATGCCGGCAACAAGGCCGACTCTATCGAACAAGGCCTGAAAATGGCATTCGAGGCGCTGGCCAGTGGCGCCGCCCGCGCCAAGCTGGACGAATTCTGCACGTATACACGGACGCTGAAGAAATGA
- the pap gene encoding polyphosphate:AMP phosphotransferase, translating into MFALAESDPQLSKDEAGPIEGRLRTALLKAQYSRLKQQDCALLIVIAGIDGAGKGATVGMLNEWMDARHVRTLAFSRPSAAEQGRPWLWRYWQNLPAKGKTGIVFGSWYRPLLQEAARKKPRQKRILALSRAIREFENTLAQNGVQVVKLWYHLSQQAQSERIEKLLSNPDTIWQVRPEDRKVKKKFPRLRDAGALAISLTHQAHAPWAVIPAADTQMREISTGQVVLAALRKRRIEPTQPITQANAAIIALPAPSLAELDYSAKLNDDEYDKQLPDWQARLARVVQHKKFGHTPVVLVFEGQDAAGKGGTIRRITHALDPRQFRAIPISSPSQEELAHPYLWRFWRDLPAPGHISIFDRSWYGRVLVERVEKYASETEWQRAYDEINQFESQLLDSGAVVLKFWLAVSKEEQLQRFREREASPFKSFKITPEDWRNRKQWDAYVKATNDMFQYTSTQACPWHVLSANDKRHARVAVLQHVVKALENALNLD; encoded by the coding sequence ATGTTCGCCCTCGCCGAATCCGACCCGCAACTTTCCAAGGACGAGGCCGGCCCAATCGAGGGCAGGCTGCGCACCGCACTGCTCAAGGCCCAGTACTCACGGCTCAAGCAACAGGATTGCGCCCTGCTGATCGTGATCGCGGGCATCGATGGCGCCGGCAAGGGCGCCACCGTGGGCATGCTGAACGAATGGATGGACGCCCGGCATGTCCGCACTCTGGCCTTCAGTCGGCCATCGGCAGCCGAACAGGGACGCCCCTGGCTCTGGCGTTACTGGCAGAACCTGCCCGCCAAAGGCAAGACCGGCATCGTATTTGGATCATGGTACCGGCCACTGTTGCAAGAGGCCGCCCGTAAAAAACCTCGCCAGAAGCGGATACTGGCGCTGTCTAGGGCCATACGCGAGTTCGAAAACACACTGGCCCAGAATGGGGTTCAGGTCGTCAAGCTGTGGTATCACTTGTCACAGCAAGCACAAAGCGAGCGTATTGAAAAACTGCTCTCCAACCCAGACACGATTTGGCAAGTCCGGCCTGAAGACCGGAAAGTAAAGAAGAAGTTTCCACGCCTGCGCGATGCCGGGGCGCTGGCCATATCACTCACGCACCAGGCCCACGCTCCCTGGGCCGTCATCCCTGCCGCCGATACGCAAATGCGCGAAATCAGCACAGGCCAGGTCGTATTGGCCGCCTTGCGCAAGCGGCGCATCGAGCCAACGCAGCCGATTACACAGGCCAACGCGGCCATTATTGCCTTGCCTGCTCCATCATTGGCCGAGCTGGACTATAGCGCCAAGCTGAACGACGACGAATACGACAAGCAGCTGCCCGATTGGCAAGCCCGCCTGGCCCGTGTCGTGCAGCATAAAAAATTTGGACACACCCCGGTCGTGCTGGTGTTCGAAGGGCAGGACGCGGCGGGCAAAGGCGGGACCATACGGCGTATTACCCATGCACTGGATCCGCGCCAGTTCCGTGCCATTCCAATTTCATCGCCATCCCAGGAAGAGCTCGCCCATCCTTACCTGTGGCGCTTCTGGCGCGATTTGCCCGCACCCGGGCATATTTCGATATTTGATCGCTCATGGTACGGACGGGTATTGGTCGAGCGCGTAGAAAAATACGCAAGCGAAACCGAATGGCAACGGGCTTACGACGAAATCAATCAGTTTGAGTCTCAGTTGCTTGATAGCGGCGCCGTCGTCCTGAAATTCTGGCTGGCTGTCAGCAAGGAAGAGCAACTTCAACGCTTTCGCGAACGCGAGGCCTCGCCCTTCAAGTCATTCAAGATTACGCCCGAGGACTGGCGCAACCGCAAGCAATGGGACGCCTACGTGAAGGCGACCAACGATATGTTCCAATACACCAGCACGCAGGCCTGCCCCTGGCACGTGTTGTCTGCCAACGATAAGCGCCATGCACGCGTTGCCGTGCTGCAGCACGTGGTCAAGGCGCTGGAAAACGCCCTGAACCTGGATTAA
- the apaG gene encoding Co2+/Mg2+ efflux protein ApaG, translating into MKPYDIAVTVAPQYLPDQSEPQEQQFVFAYTVRITNNGQHAAQVISRHWIITDGNQHVQEVRGLGVVGQQPLLKPGETFEYTSGCPLPTPVGSMRGSYLCVGENGVPFDVAIHEFVLAMPRTLH; encoded by the coding sequence ATGAAACCATACGACATCGCGGTTACCGTGGCGCCACAGTATTTGCCTGATCAATCCGAGCCCCAAGAGCAACAGTTCGTCTTTGCCTATACAGTACGCATTACCAATAATGGGCAGCATGCTGCCCAGGTCATCAGCCGGCACTGGATCATCACTGATGGGAATCAGCATGTCCAGGAGGTGCGTGGGCTGGGCGTGGTTGGCCAGCAGCCCTTGCTGAAACCGGGCGAAACCTTCGAATACACCAGCGGTTGTCCGCTGCCCACACCTGTGGGTTCCATGCGTGGCAGCTATCTGTGCGTGGGGGAAAATGGCGTGCCCTTCGATGTGGCCATCCATGAGTTTGTTCTGGCCATGCCGCGTACCTTGCACTAA
- a CDS encoding DEAD/DEAH box helicase, with protein sequence MSFDTLGLAPSLLSAVLKAGFTEPTSVQAAAIPKALAGHDLMVSSQTGSGKTAAFMLPALNRISNMPPNKGSGVQVLVLTPTRELAMQVAEATKQYGAHLKDLRTAVVVGGMPYGAQLKALSRRVDVLVATPGRLIDHLQAKRVNLSTVHTLVLDEADRMLDMGFIEDIETIVGRTPSDRQTLLFSATLDGTIARLAAKMMRDPLQIEISGQKQKHTNITQSLLYADDNGHKMRLLDHLLRDSNLDQAIVFTSTKRGADDLADRLADQGFAAAALHGDMNQRQRTRTLGMLQKGKLRILVATDVAARGIDVQGISHAVNYDLPMQAEDYVHRIGRTGRAGRSGLAYTLATHSERHKVRRIEHFIGQPIPAEVIEGLEPKKTARPTYTDRNGSGGKKFGSRGGFGGGKPGFGGGKPSYGRKPGGDRAPYGDKPAFEGKPRFGDKPAYEGRSADSRKSFDGEERGGYKGRSTEARPPRSDRPSQGDRPAYAGRPSREDRPAFGDRPARSARPEFSHKGPGKPAGRPATRPGFSSGKPTSTRGKSAARRGDFA encoded by the coding sequence ATGTCTTTCGATACTTTAGGTCTCGCGCCTTCCCTGTTGTCCGCCGTTCTGAAAGCCGGCTTTACCGAGCCCACTTCAGTTCAGGCTGCGGCCATTCCCAAGGCCCTGGCAGGCCACGACCTGATGGTTTCATCGCAAACCGGCAGCGGCAAAACCGCCGCCTTCATGCTGCCCGCCCTGAACCGTATTTCAAACATGCCCCCCAATAAGGGATCGGGCGTGCAAGTACTGGTCCTTACCCCCACCCGCGAACTGGCCATGCAAGTGGCCGAAGCCACCAAGCAATACGGCGCCCACCTCAAAGACCTGCGCACTGCCGTCGTTGTTGGCGGCATGCCCTATGGCGCCCAACTGAAGGCCTTGTCGCGCCGCGTAGACGTACTGGTTGCCACCCCCGGCCGCCTGATCGATCACCTGCAGGCCAAGCGCGTCAACCTGTCTACCGTCCACACCCTGGTGCTGGACGAAGCCGACCGCATGCTGGACATGGGTTTCATTGAAGACATTGAAACCATCGTCGGCCGCACGCCAAGCGACCGCCAGACACTGCTGTTCTCGGCTACCCTGGACGGCACCATTGCCCGCCTGGCGGCCAAGATGATGCGCGATCCCCTGCAAATCGAAATTTCGGGCCAGAAGCAAAAACACACCAACATTACCCAAAGCTTGCTGTATGCAGACGACAACGGCCACAAAATGCGCCTGCTGGACCATCTGCTGCGTGATAGCAATCTGGACCAGGCGATTGTCTTTACCTCGACCAAGCGTGGGGCTGATGACCTGGCCGATCGCCTGGCCGATCAAGGCTTTGCCGCAGCAGCACTGCATGGCGACATGAACCAGCGCCAGCGCACCCGCACCCTGGGTATGCTGCAAAAAGGTAAGTTGCGTATTCTGGTGGCCACCGACGTGGCAGCCCGCGGCATTGACGTGCAAGGCATCAGCCATGCCGTCAACTACGACCTGCCCATGCAGGCCGAAGACTACGTCCACCGTATCGGCCGTACTGGCCGCGCCGGACGTAGCGGACTGGCCTACACCCTGGCCACGCATTCCGAACGTCACAAGGTACGCCGCATCGAACACTTCATCGGCCAGCCTATACCCGCCGAAGTCATTGAAGGCCTGGAACCCAAGAAAACGGCACGCCCAACCTACACCGACCGCAATGGCAGCGGCGGTAAAAAATTCGGATCGCGTGGCGGTTTTGGCGGTGGAAAGCCAGGTTTCGGTGGCGGAAAGCCCAGCTATGGTCGCAAACCCGGCGGCGATCGCGCCCCCTACGGCGACAAGCCTGCTTTTGAAGGCAAACCCCGCTTTGGCGACAAGCCTGCTTATGAAGGTCGTTCCGCAGACAGCCGCAAAAGCTTTGACGGTGAAGAACGCGGCGGCTATAAAGGCCGCAGCACCGAAGCGCGCCCGCCACGCAGCGACCGCCCAAGCCAGGGTGACCGCCCCGCTTACGCCGGCCGCCCCTCGCGTGAAGACCGCCCTGCATTTGGTGATCGTCCCGCCCGCTCGGCACGCCCCGAGTTTTCACACAAAGGCCCCGGCAAGCCAGCCGGCCGCCCGGCTACACGCCCAGGGTTTTCCAGCGGCAAGCCGACATCAACACGCGGCAAAAGCGCAGCACGCCGCGGCGACTTTGCCTGA
- the trpE gene encoding anthranilate synthase component I, translating to MTEIEFNALAAQGYNRIPLIAETYADLDTPLAIYLKLAHSGPEGGRNSCLLESVVGGERFGRYSFIGLPAKTVIRAIGSTTEIVHQGQVVESHEGDPLSFIEAYQARFKVALRPGMPRFAGGLAGYFGYDTVRHIEPRLGPAVKPFPAGQDEGTPDIMLLQVDELVIVDNLAGRTYLMVYADPGKPEAYVLAKRRLKELREKLRTPVVIPYAYASMQTTARRDFDKKDYIDAVLKAKEYIAAGDLMQVQVGQVIAKPFRDSPLSLYRSLRSLNPSPYMYYWNFDNFQVVGSSPEILVRQEIVTEEERQKNIITIRPLAGTRKRGATPEEDQQLAEELTADPKERAEHVMLIDLARNDVGRVAKTGSVKVTDTMTIERYSHVMHLVSNVAGELNDGMSNMDVLRASFPAGTLTGAPKVRAMEIIDELEPVRRGIYGGAAGYLSYGGEMDVAIAIRTGIIKDGMLYVQAAAGIVADSDPEKEWQETEAKARAVLRAAEQVQFGLDEPI from the coding sequence ATGACAGAAATCGAATTCAACGCACTGGCAGCACAAGGCTACAACCGCATACCTCTTATTGCGGAAACCTATGCCGATCTGGACACGCCCCTGGCGATCTATCTGAAACTGGCACATAGCGGTCCCGAAGGCGGCCGCAACAGCTGCCTGCTGGAATCGGTGGTGGGCGGCGAGCGCTTCGGGCGCTACTCCTTCATTGGCCTGCCCGCCAAGACAGTCATACGAGCCATCGGCTCCACCACCGAAATCGTGCACCAAGGGCAAGTCGTGGAAAGCCATGAAGGCGACCCCTTGAGCTTCATCGAAGCCTACCAGGCACGCTTCAAGGTAGCCCTACGGCCGGGCATGCCCCGCTTTGCAGGCGGCCTGGCAGGCTATTTTGGCTACGACACCGTGCGGCATATCGAGCCCCGCCTGGGGCCTGCCGTCAAGCCGTTTCCAGCCGGGCAAGACGAAGGCACCCCGGACATCATGCTGTTGCAAGTCGACGAACTGGTCATTGTGGACAACCTGGCGGGACGTACCTATCTGATGGTGTATGCCGACCCCGGCAAACCGGAAGCCTACGTCCTGGCCAAGCGCCGGCTAAAGGAGCTGCGCGAGAAGCTGCGTACCCCCGTGGTCATCCCCTACGCCTACGCCAGCATGCAGACAACCGCCCGACGCGATTTCGATAAAAAAGACTACATTGATGCCGTGCTCAAGGCCAAGGAATACATTGCCGCCGGCGACTTGATGCAGGTGCAGGTCGGGCAGGTCATTGCCAAGCCCTTCCGCGACTCACCCCTTTCGCTATACCGCTCACTGCGCTCGCTCAACCCCTCGCCCTATATGTACTACTGGAATTTCGACAACTTCCAGGTTGTGGGCTCATCGCCTGAAATCCTGGTCCGCCAGGAAATCGTCACCGAGGAAGAGCGCCAGAAGAATATCATTACCATTCGTCCGCTGGCCGGCACCCGAAAACGCGGCGCCACGCCTGAAGAAGACCAGCAGCTGGCCGAAGAGCTTACCGCCGACCCCAAGGAAAGGGCCGAGCACGTCATGCTGATCGACCTGGCGCGCAACGACGTAGGCCGCGTTGCCAAGACCGGTTCGGTCAAAGTCACCGACACCATGACCATAGAGCGTTATTCGCATGTGATGCACCTTGTATCAAACGTGGCCGGCGAACTGAACGATGGCATGAGCAATATGGACGTCCTGCGCGCTTCTTTCCCGGCCGGCACCTTGACGGGGGCTCCTAAGGTACGCGCCATGGAAATCATCGACGAGCTGGAACCCGTACGCCGTGGCATCTACGGCGGTGCAGCGGGCTACCTGAGCTATGGCGGAGAAATGGACGTTGCCATTGCCATACGCACCGGCATCATCAAGGACGGCATGCTGTATGTACAGGCAGCCGCCGGCATTGTGGCCGACTCCGACCCCGAAAAAGAATGGCAAGAGACCGAAGCCAAGGCACGCGCCGTTTTGCGTGCCGCCGAACAAGTGCAGTTTGGTCTTGACGAACCCATTTAA
- a CDS encoding HIT family protein, translating into MTQLSDTCPLCREAGGAIVWKNQQMRVIAVDEPAHPGFTRVIWQEHIAEMTQLPPQARNDFMEAVWLVEQVQRQILKPHKINLAQFGNMVPHLHWHIIPRWTDDSHFPDAIWAAPPARTPEQTAAWARRKADIHAQLPQYWAELQKTLQCNNIGITPGP; encoded by the coding sequence ATGACGCAACTGTCCGACACCTGCCCTTTATGCCGCGAGGCCGGCGGCGCCATCGTATGGAAAAACCAGCAGATGCGGGTCATTGCTGTGGACGAGCCCGCGCATCCCGGCTTTACCCGCGTCATCTGGCAAGAGCACATTGCTGAAATGACACAACTGCCGCCCCAGGCGCGCAACGACTTCATGGAAGCCGTCTGGTTGGTTGAACAGGTTCAGCGCCAAATACTGAAGCCCCACAAAATCAATCTGGCCCAATTCGGCAATATGGTGCCCCACCTGCACTGGCACATTATCCCGCGCTGGACGGACGACAGCCATTTCCCTGATGCCATCTGGGCGGCTCCGCCCGCACGCACGCCCGAACAGACCGCTGCATGGGCGCGGCGCAAGGCCGATATACACGCGCAGCTACCCCAATATTGGGCCGAGCTGCAAAAAACGTTGCAGTGCAACAACATAGGGATTACCCCTGGACCGTAA
- a CDS encoding phosphoglycolate phosphatase has product MTLKAALFDLDGTLLDTIPDLAQAANAMRQDLGLATLAQAIIATYVGKGTENLVMRTLANNPAGTAPSQDDVRQGLALFNRHYHACNGNEAVLYPDVLEGLQAFKEAGCKLAIVTNKPTAFTVPLLECAGIAKFFDCVVCGDTCEQKKPHPMPFLHACSLLDIQPDQALAIGDSVNDALAARAAGIPVLAVPYGYNEGMDVRDLPVNDIVTSIAEAARWAANRKTEYQES; this is encoded by the coding sequence ATGACGCTGAAAGCTGCACTTTTTGACCTGGATGGCACCCTGCTGGATACCATCCCCGACCTGGCCCAGGCTGCCAACGCCATGCGACAAGACCTGGGTCTGGCCACGCTGGCCCAGGCCATCATAGCGACTTACGTAGGCAAGGGTACTGAAAACCTGGTCATGCGCACCCTGGCCAACAATCCGGCAGGCACGGCGCCCAGCCAGGACGACGTCCGGCAAGGCCTGGCCCTGTTCAATCGTCATTACCATGCATGCAACGGTAATGAGGCCGTCTTGTACCCTGACGTCCTGGAAGGGCTGCAGGCCTTTAAAGAGGCGGGCTGCAAGCTCGCTATTGTTACCAACAAACCCACCGCGTTCACCGTTCCCCTGCTTGAGTGTGCCGGCATCGCGAAGTTTTTCGACTGCGTCGTGTGCGGCGACACTTGCGAGCAAAAAAAGCCTCACCCCATGCCCTTTCTGCATGCCTGCTCCTTGCTGGACATACAGCCGGATCAGGCCCTGGCCATAGGGGATTCGGTCAACGATGCGCTAGCTGCCCGCGCCGCCGGCATACCGGTGCTGGCCGTCCCTTACGGCTACAACGAAGGCATGGACGTGCGCGATCTTCCTGTCAATGATATAGTTACGTCGATTGCCGAGGCGGCCCGCTGGGCGGCCAACCGTAAAACCGAATACCAAGAATCATGA
- a CDS encoding aminodeoxychorismate/anthranilate synthase component II, with product MLLMLDNYDSFTYNLVQYFGELGEEVRVLRNDQTTVADIAAMNPARICVSPGPCSPAEAGISIALIQHFAGKLPILGVCLGHQAIGAAFGGDIVRAKQIMHGKVSSITHTGTDVFAGLPSPYDVTRYHSLAIKRESLPDCLDITAQTDDGEIMGVRHKTMPIYGVQFHPESVLSEHGHALLKNFLAI from the coding sequence ATGTTATTGATGCTTGATAATTACGATTCATTCACCTACAACCTGGTGCAATATTTTGGCGAGCTTGGCGAGGAAGTGCGTGTACTGCGCAACGACCAGACCACGGTGGCCGATATCGCCGCCATGAACCCAGCGCGCATTTGTGTGTCACCCGGGCCATGTTCGCCTGCAGAAGCCGGCATATCCATAGCACTGATCCAGCACTTTGCCGGCAAGCTGCCCATTCTTGGCGTGTGCCTGGGGCACCAGGCCATAGGCGCGGCCTTTGGCGGCGACATTGTGCGGGCCAAGCAGATCATGCACGGCAAGGTGTCCAGCATTACCCATACCGGCACCGACGTCTTTGCAGGCTTGCCCTCCCCCTACGACGTCACCCGCTACCATTCCTTGGCCATCAAGCGTGAAAGCCTGCCTGACTGCCTGGACATCACCGCCCAGACCGACGACGGCGAAATCATGGGTGTACGTCACAAGACCATGCCCATCTACGGCGTACAGTTTCACCCGGAGTCCGTACTCAGTGAACACGGCCACGCTTTACTGAAAAACTTTCTGGCGATCTAA
- the rpe gene encoding ribulose-phosphate 3-epimerase, with translation MPFSQPTRIAPSLLAADFAKLGDEVKSVVAAGADWIHFDVMDNHYVPNLTIGPMVCEAIRPHTDAPIDVHLMVEPVDAIIPQFAKAGANIITFHPEASKHPDRSLSLIRDLGCKAGLVFNPATSLNWMDHVMDKLDVVLLMSVNPGFGGQSFIPGTLAKLALARQKIDRWQNQGGQPIALEIDGGVKVDNIAAIRAAGADTFVAGSAIFSQPNYKTVIDALRAEILKGESLST, from the coding sequence ATGCCTTTTTCCCAACCCACCCGAATTGCACCCAGCCTGCTGGCCGCCGACTTCGCCAAACTGGGCGACGAAGTAAAGAGCGTCGTGGCCGCCGGCGCGGACTGGATTCATTTTGACGTGATGGACAACCATTACGTGCCCAACCTGACCATAGGCCCCATGGTATGCGAGGCTATACGCCCCCACACCGATGCGCCCATAGACGTGCACCTGATGGTTGAACCGGTCGACGCCATTATCCCGCAATTTGCCAAGGCAGGCGCCAATATCATCACTTTTCATCCAGAGGCATCGAAACACCCGGATCGCAGCCTGTCGCTGATCAGAGACCTCGGCTGCAAGGCGGGGCTGGTCTTCAATCCGGCCACGTCGCTCAACTGGATGGACCATGTCATGGACAAGCTCGATGTGGTCTTGCTGATGTCAGTCAACCCAGGCTTTGGCGGCCAAAGCTTTATTCCGGGCACTCTGGCAAAACTGGCCCTGGCCCGCCAAAAAATCGACCGCTGGCAAAATCAAGGGGGGCAGCCCATTGCGCTGGAAATCGACGGCGGCGTCAAGGTCGACAATATTGCAGCCATACGCGCCGCCGGGGCCGACACCTTTGTGGCCGGATCGGCCATTTTCAGCCAGCCCAATTACAAAACGGTCATCGACGCCCTGCGCGCCGAAATCCTCAAGGGTGAGTCGCTTTCGACTTGA